A genomic stretch from Dyella sp. M7H15-1 includes:
- a CDS encoding Ppx/GppA phosphatase family protein, giving the protein MQIKDGELMAAVDIGSNSFHMVVARMEHGEPRVIDRLRETVRMAAGLRADGTLEAEHRARALNCLAKFGQRIAGISTMRIRAVATNTVRRLASPQAFLTAAEAALGHPVEVVSGREEGRLIFLGVAHDLSASREPRLVIDIGGGSTEFIIGRGLAPMHTESVQIGCIASTQRFFPGGKLTRKRWQRARDEIGVLLQQFSEEYLEAGWTDAYGSSGSAKAIGTALQAMKLSDHGVTPASVAVLRDAMLDQGQISTLKLPGLAEERAPVFAGAVVIFEAAFAALGIQRLQVCESSMREGLLWDLIGRAGGSDPRTASIDALANRYGVDRTQARRVESTALMLFDQIAPTWKLDAEAREWLSWASRVHEIGLAIAHSQYHHHGAYILRNADLAGFSREEQHLLAAIVQAHRRKPDKPIFSALPQRHRQLAKQITAVLRLAVLFRRSRRAESLPPLHLSATSQRLHLLLPTGWLDQHPLSQADLEQEVTPMSELGLTLALSAAE; this is encoded by the coding sequence ATGCAGATCAAGGATGGCGAGCTGATGGCTGCCGTCGATATCGGTTCAAACAGTTTTCATATGGTCGTTGCACGCATGGAGCACGGCGAACCGCGCGTGATCGATCGCTTGCGCGAGACTGTGCGCATGGCCGCCGGTCTGCGCGCCGACGGCACCCTGGAGGCCGAGCATCGTGCACGCGCGCTGAACTGCCTAGCCAAGTTCGGCCAGCGCATCGCCGGCATTTCCACCATGCGCATACGCGCGGTGGCCACCAACACGGTGCGACGACTTGCTTCACCGCAGGCATTTCTCACTGCCGCGGAAGCTGCGCTGGGGCATCCGGTAGAGGTGGTCTCCGGCCGCGAGGAGGGCCGCCTGATCTTTCTTGGCGTGGCGCACGACCTATCCGCCTCGCGCGAACCGCGCCTGGTCATTGACATCGGCGGCGGCAGTACCGAATTCATCATCGGCCGGGGTCTTGCGCCGATGCATACGGAAAGCGTCCAGATCGGCTGCATTGCCTCCACCCAACGCTTCTTCCCCGGCGGCAAGCTCACACGCAAGCGCTGGCAACGCGCCCGCGACGAAATCGGCGTGCTGCTACAGCAGTTCTCCGAGGAATACCTGGAAGCCGGCTGGACGGATGCCTACGGCTCCTCAGGCAGCGCCAAGGCCATCGGCACCGCCTTGCAGGCCATGAAGTTGTCTGACCATGGCGTAACGCCAGCATCGGTTGCCGTGCTGCGCGACGCCATGCTTGATCAGGGCCAGATCAGTACGCTCAAGCTGCCCGGGCTGGCCGAGGAACGGGCGCCTGTGTTTGCCGGCGCCGTGGTGATCTTTGAAGCCGCCTTCGCCGCACTGGGCATCCAGCGCCTGCAGGTGTGCGAAAGCTCGATGCGCGAAGGCTTGCTATGGGACCTGATCGGCCGCGCCGGCGGCAGCGATCCGCGCACTGCCAGCATCGACGCCCTGGCCAACCGCTATGGCGTTGATCGCACCCAGGCGCGGCGGGTGGAGTCCACCGCGCTGATGCTGTTCGACCAAATTGCTCCGACCTGGAAGCTCGACGCTGAAGCGCGCGAGTGGCTGTCCTGGGCATCGCGTGTCCATGAAATCGGCCTGGCCATCGCACATAGTCAATACCACCATCACGGCGCCTATATTTTGCGCAACGCCGACCTGGCCGGTTTCTCGCGGGAAGAGCAGCATCTGTTGGCCGCCATCGTGCAGGCGCATCGCCGCAAGCCAGACAAACCCATCTTCTCCGCCCTACCGCAGCGTCATCGCCAGCTCGCCAAGCAGATCACTGCCGTGCTGCGCCTAGCCGTACTGTTCCGTCGCTCACGCCGCGCAGAATCGCTGCCGCCCTTGCACCTGTCCGCCACCAGCCAGCGACTCCACCTGTTACTGCCGACCGGATGGCTGGACCAGCATCCGCTCAGCCAGGCCGATCTGGAGCAGGAAGTCACGCCGATGTCGGAGCTGGGTTTGACGCTGGCGCTGTCCGCGGCGGAGTAG
- the ppk1 gene encoding polyphosphate kinase 1: MPRRQAIQPVVHETPQPELFLNRELSALEFNFRVLAQARDPDISLLERLRYLSIVASNLDEFFEVRVAMLKQRHAFGSAAPGPDGISSGELLMHIRERVLDLVGAQYTTWQDELGPALAADNIHFVTRKQWTARQRRWLQGYFENEVLPVLSPLGLDPAHPFPRILNKTLNIAVVLQGRDAFGHEGHMALVRAPRSLPRIIRIPHEVSGTGDHFVFLAELLQAFVDMMFPGFKVAGAYQFRVTRNSELIVEEEVDNLARALTEELIGRGYARPVRLEIDTDCPPSIVSMLIDNFELEDTDVYRCNGPVNIIRLGLVYDEIDRPDLKFPHFTPAMPGAFGTGKKKMFDTLSQHDILLHHPYESFSAVVDLLREAVQDPDVLAIKQTLYRAGKDTPLVDLLVEAARNGKDVTVVIELRARFDEEANIRLAERLQEAGVQVVYGVVGFKTHAKMMLIVRREHGHLRRYVHLSTGNYHQSNSRLYTDIGLMTANPEMGEDLHKVFQQLSGLGPSISLKQLLHSPFTLYKSVVEKIEREAVHARSGKPARIVAKLNALNETHVIEALYAAAQAGVDIDLIVRGACTLRPGIPGVSERIRVRSIVGRFLEHSRVYWFENNGEPDVYCASADWMERNLMRRIEVAFPILDPALARRVYDETLANYLADNTQAWLLDSDGHYTRATPGEYPPHSAQQTLLTYLCGNSLAKSAGN; encoded by the coding sequence ATGCCGCGTCGCCAAGCCATTCAACCTGTCGTCCACGAAACGCCCCAGCCTGAGCTGTTCCTCAACCGCGAATTGAGTGCGCTTGAGTTCAACTTCCGCGTCCTCGCCCAAGCCCGCGATCCGGACATATCGCTGCTGGAACGCCTGCGCTACCTGAGCATTGTCGCCAGCAATCTCGATGAGTTTTTCGAGGTCCGCGTGGCGATGCTCAAGCAACGCCACGCGTTTGGCTCGGCCGCACCCGGTCCGGATGGCATCAGCTCGGGCGAATTGCTCATGCATATCCGTGAGCGCGTGCTCGACCTGGTCGGCGCGCAATACACCACTTGGCAAGATGAGCTGGGCCCTGCTCTGGCCGCAGACAACATTCACTTCGTCACGCGCAAGCAGTGGACCGCACGCCAGCGCCGCTGGCTGCAAGGTTATTTCGAGAACGAGGTGTTGCCGGTGCTGTCGCCACTCGGCCTCGACCCGGCGCATCCGTTTCCGCGTATCCTCAACAAGACGCTCAACATCGCGGTGGTGCTGCAAGGCCGCGATGCGTTCGGTCACGAAGGCCATATGGCGCTGGTGCGCGCACCACGTTCGCTGCCGCGCATCATCCGCATTCCCCATGAAGTCAGCGGCACGGGCGATCATTTCGTGTTCCTGGCCGAGCTGTTGCAGGCATTCGTCGACATGATGTTCCCTGGCTTCAAAGTCGCCGGTGCGTATCAATTCCGCGTCACCCGCAACAGCGAGCTGATCGTTGAAGAAGAAGTCGACAACCTGGCGCGCGCACTCACCGAAGAACTGATCGGCCGCGGCTACGCCCGCCCGGTGCGCCTGGAAATCGACACGGATTGCCCGCCATCGATCGTGTCAATGCTGATTGACAACTTCGAGTTGGAAGACACCGACGTCTATCGTTGCAACGGTCCGGTCAACATCATCCGTCTGGGGCTTGTTTACGACGAAATTGATCGCCCCGACCTGAAATTCCCGCACTTCACACCGGCCATGCCGGGCGCGTTCGGCACGGGCAAGAAAAAGATGTTCGACACGCTCAGCCAGCACGACATCCTGCTGCACCATCCCTATGAATCGTTCAGCGCCGTGGTGGATCTGCTACGCGAAGCCGTGCAGGATCCGGATGTATTGGCGATCAAGCAGACGCTTTATCGCGCCGGTAAGGACACCCCGCTGGTCGATCTGCTGGTGGAAGCCGCCCGCAATGGCAAGGACGTCACCGTGGTGATCGAATTGCGGGCACGCTTCGACGAAGAAGCTAACATCCGTCTCGCCGAGCGCTTGCAGGAGGCCGGCGTGCAGGTGGTCTACGGCGTGGTGGGTTTCAAGACCCATGCCAAGATGATGCTGATCGTGCGGCGCGAGCATGGCCACCTACGCCGCTACGTGCATCTGTCGACCGGCAATTACCACCAAAGCAACAGCCGCCTCTATACCGATATCGGCCTGATGACGGCCAACCCCGAGATGGGCGAAGACCTGCACAAGGTCTTCCAGCAACTGTCTGGCCTTGGCCCGTCGATCAGCCTCAAGCAGCTACTGCATTCACCATTCACGCTGTACAAAAGCGTCGTCGAAAAGATCGAGCGCGAAGCGGTCCATGCTCGCAGCGGCAAACCGGCACGCATCGTGGCAAAACTCAATGCTCTGAACGAAACGCATGTGATCGAGGCGTTGTATGCCGCGGCGCAGGCGGGAGTGGACATCGACCTGATCGTGCGTGGCGCCTGTACGTTGCGTCCGGGCATTCCGGGGGTGTCCGAACGCATCCGCGTGCGCTCCATCGTCGGACGTTTCCTGGAGCACAGTCGCGTGTACTGGTTCGAAAACAACGGCGAGCCGGACGTGTATTGCGCCAGCGCCGACTGGATGGAACGCAACCTAATGCGCCGCATCGAAGTAGCTTTCCCCATTCTCGATCCGGCGCTGGCGCGGCGCGTCTATGACGAAACGCTGGCCAATTACCTGGCCGACAACACGCAGGCGTGGCTGCTGGACAGCGATGGACATTACACACGCGCCACACCCGGCGAGTATCCGCCGCATTCGGCGCAGCAGACGTTGCTGACATACCTGTGCGGCAACAGCCTTGCCAAATCGGCTGGTAACTAG
- a CDS encoding cytochrome c peroxidase, translating into MPRKGWIALLAAVVLISVAAEVVLHPVVHASPDAARLARRIALGKQLFNDPSLSADGAVRCASCHMPDRSYTDGRAVAIGVYGHTGTRNTPSLLPIAAANESTFFWDGRRTTLEQAVLDPLTNPVEMGLHDQSQLLRRITRNGAYRTAFAQAFSDGGVSLTATEVGTVLAAYVRSLTPPESPFDRYRRGDRAALNPRAQLGLALFQGKAGCAECHRLDGSSSAFTDHAYHRSGVGLDGIAANLSALTQGVITRSLQGGAIGDRVATQADEAQLGRFNVTLDPADIGLFRTPSLRSVSHTAPYMHDGSVPTLEDAIDREVYYRSLQAGRPLNLSVEERLDLAEFLRSL; encoded by the coding sequence ATGCCTCGCAAGGGTTGGATTGCGTTGCTGGCTGCGGTCGTGCTGATCAGCGTGGCCGCGGAAGTCGTGTTGCATCCAGTTGTGCATGCGTCGCCCGACGCAGCGCGGCTTGCCCGGCGCATTGCGTTGGGCAAGCAGCTCTTCAACGATCCATCGTTGAGCGCCGATGGCGCCGTGCGCTGTGCGTCTTGCCATATGCCGGACAGGAGCTACACGGATGGGCGTGCCGTGGCCATCGGGGTATATGGGCATACGGGTACGCGCAACACGCCGAGTCTCCTCCCTATCGCCGCAGCGAACGAATCCACCTTTTTCTGGGATGGACGCCGCACGACACTTGAGCAGGCCGTGCTCGATCCCCTCACCAATCCCGTGGAGATGGGCCTTCACGATCAGAGCCAACTGTTGCGGCGGATCACGCGCAACGGTGCGTACCGCACGGCATTCGCGCAAGCCTTTTCTGACGGAGGCGTTTCGCTCACAGCCACCGAGGTCGGCACGGTCCTCGCCGCCTATGTGCGCTCGTTGACGCCGCCCGAGAGTCCGTTCGATCGTTATCGGCGCGGTGATCGCGCTGCGTTGAATCCGCGCGCACAACTCGGGCTGGCCTTGTTCCAAGGCAAAGCCGGCTGTGCGGAATGCCATCGGCTCGACGGTTCGTCATCGGCGTTCACGGATCATGCCTATCATCGATCGGGTGTCGGCCTGGATGGCATTGCCGCGAACCTGTCCGCACTCACCCAAGGCGTGATCACACGATCGCTACAAGGTGGCGCCATCGGCGATCGCGTCGCCACGCAGGCGGACGAAGCCCAGCTTGGGCGGTTCAATGTCACGCTGGACCCGGCGGACATCGGGCTATTTCGCACGCCATCGCTACGTAGTGTGTCCCACACGGCGCCGTACATGCACGATGGCAGCGTACCAACGCTGGAGGATGCGATCGATCGCGAAGTGTATTACCGCAGTTTGCAGGCAGGACGGCCATTGAATCTCAGCGTGGAGGAGCGGCTTGATCTCGCCGAGTTCCTGCGTTCGCTTTGA
- a CDS encoding IPT/TIG domain-containing protein codes for MESLGNGRWEVDGAPFGSSASPSRRRWIDRWFHAGVTGLLCFLLLASGGLSAQTSHYVYDANGRVVAVTASNGTSVQYGYNTLGHVNQVSTPFAAGQLGIFSFMPTHGKAGTQVTLQGQGFDSQAANDTVSFNGTVASVTSAASTQWVATVPSGATTGPISVTVAGNTVSSATSFVVDDTGVPPTIAQVSPVVVTTGQTVTVTGAYLDPVAGDTRVQMGGGNILALVSISDTQLQYAVPSGAISGQVTVDTPYGEATSTSPVVVLPSSINAANVVSSGYVTADGAVAHLNIGAAGQMGAVVFNGTAGEWASLQISHITTASSISYMIYAPDHVQIQSGTISTTSPTIHLPPLTTSGAYLVVFQPNTTGAQLTVAMEINPAIVNSVPLALSTAGAAQSKRLIISATAGSNLELTLENVNVVGGGENGVNLAVYKAAGTSIASFGCYAAGSGASCRAALWNLASGAYTAIVTPMNGGTMSFSALLQADIVGGALTANTPVPVHLGMGQIERFTFTANAGDTVALNVSGVSTTPSGQPLYALVFSPTTQAIATNNAYVSFNTVNSTTINLANLPATGTYTVVFYTAIGIPASAQLMLVPGVTGTMNSSGAVQSFATTTPNQNAYLRFTAHAGDNLELELENVAVTGGSNSVELNVYNPSGSFLTNFTCYTGSGASCRAALWNLVSGVYTAIVSPTNGGTIRFDALLQPDVMGGALTANTPVPVHLGMGQIERFTFTANAGDTVALNVSGVSTTPSGQPLYALVFSPTTQAIATNNAYVSFNTASSTTSNLANLPATGTYTVVFYTAIGIPAHAQLTLIPQ; via the coding sequence ATGGAATCGCTGGGGAACGGAAGGTGGGAAGTGGATGGTGCGCCATTTGGATCGAGCGCAAGCCCGTCTCGCCGGCGTTGGATCGATCGATGGTTTCATGCAGGCGTCACCGGTCTGCTTTGCTTCCTGCTGCTAGCTTCGGGTGGCTTGTCCGCACAAACCTCCCACTACGTCTACGACGCCAACGGTCGCGTCGTCGCAGTGACCGCGAGTAACGGCACCAGCGTCCAATACGGCTACAACACGCTCGGGCACGTGAATCAGGTCAGCACCCCCTTTGCGGCGGGGCAACTGGGGATCTTCTCGTTCATGCCAACCCATGGCAAAGCGGGGACACAAGTCACGCTTCAGGGGCAAGGTTTCGACAGCCAAGCTGCGAATGACACGGTGAGTTTCAACGGGACGGTAGCCAGTGTCACTTCGGCCGCGTCAACACAATGGGTGGCAACGGTTCCAAGTGGCGCCACCACGGGGCCGATCAGCGTGACGGTGGCGGGTAACACGGTCAGCAGTGCCACGTCCTTTGTCGTGGATGACACCGGGGTACCCCCTACGATTGCTCAGGTCAGTCCGGTGGTGGTGACGACAGGCCAGACGGTGACCGTCACCGGCGCGTATCTCGATCCTGTTGCGGGTGACACGCGTGTCCAAATGGGTGGCGGCAATATTCTCGCGTTGGTGAGTATCAGTGATACGCAGTTGCAATATGCCGTGCCAAGCGGTGCGATCAGTGGGCAAGTTACGGTCGACACCCCGTATGGGGAGGCGACGAGCACGTCGCCCGTTGTTGTGCTGCCTAGTTCGATCAACGCCGCCAACGTGGTCAGCAGTGGCTATGTCACGGCTGATGGTGCTGTAGCCCATCTCAACATCGGTGCTGCCGGCCAAATGGGTGCAGTGGTTTTCAATGGAACGGCAGGCGAATGGGCGAGCTTGCAGATCAGCCATATCACGACGGCGAGCAGCATTAGCTACATGATCTATGCACCGGATCATGTGCAGATTCAATCCGGAACCATTTCCACCACCTCGCCCACGATACATCTGCCGCCATTGACAACGAGCGGTGCGTACCTGGTGGTGTTTCAACCCAATACGACAGGCGCCCAGCTCACCGTGGCGATGGAAATAAACCCGGCGATTGTCAACAGCGTGCCGCTAGCACTCAGTACCGCAGGGGCGGCGCAGAGCAAACGACTGATTATCTCGGCCACGGCCGGCAGCAACCTGGAATTGACGTTGGAAAACGTCAATGTGGTGGGCGGCGGTGAGAACGGGGTGAATCTGGCTGTCTACAAGGCGGCAGGGACATCCATTGCATCATTTGGTTGCTATGCGGCCGGTTCCGGCGCTTCCTGCCGGGCGGCCTTGTGGAACCTGGCAAGCGGTGCCTATACGGCCATCGTGACACCCATGAACGGTGGCACGATGAGTTTCAGTGCGTTATTGCAAGCGGATATCGTGGGTGGCGCATTAACCGCGAACACCCCAGTCCCCGTCCATCTTGGCATGGGGCAGATCGAGCGCTTCACCTTCACCGCCAACGCCGGCGATACCGTGGCCTTGAACGTGTCAGGCGTCAGCACCACTCCGTCGGGCCAACCGCTGTATGCCTTAGTCTTCAGTCCGACCACGCAGGCGATCGCGACGAACAATGCGTATGTCAGCTTCAACACGGTCAACTCCACAACCATCAACCTGGCCAATCTCCCCGCGACGGGCACGTATACGGTGGTGTTCTACACCGCCATAGGCATTCCGGCCAGCGCACAATTGATGCTCGTGCCTGGCGTGACAGGCACGATGAACAGTAGCGGTGCAGTGCAAAGCTTCGCCACAACCACGCCAAACCAAAACGCCTATCTGCGCTTTACCGCCCATGCGGGCGATAACCTCGAGTTGGAACTGGAAAATGTTGCCGTCACCGGCGGAAGCAACAGCGTTGAGCTCAACGTCTACAACCCTTCCGGAAGCTTCTTAACAAACTTTACCTGCTATACAGGCTCCGGCGCTTCGTGCCGTGCCGCCTTGTGGAATCTCGTGTCCGGCGTCTATACCGCCATCGTTTCCCCAACCAATGGCGGCACAATCCGTTTCGATGCACTGTTGCAGCCCGATGTCATGGGTGGCGCATTAACCGCGAACACCCCAGTCCCCGTCCATCTTGGCATGGGGCAGATCGAACGCTTCACCTTCACCGCCAACGCCGGCGATACCGTGGCCTTGAACGTGTCAGGCGTCAGCACCACTCCGTCAGGCCAACCGCTGTATGCCTTAGTCTTCAGTCCGACCACGCAGGCGATCGCGACGAACAATGCGTATGTCAGCTTCAACACAGCCAGTTCGACGACGAGCAACCTGGCCAATCTCCCCGCGACGGGCACGTATACGGTGGTGTTCTACACCGCCATAGGCATTCCAGCCCATGCGCAATTAACGCTAATACCCCAGTAA